One window of Camelus dromedarius isolate mCamDro1 chromosome 18, mCamDro1.pat, whole genome shotgun sequence genomic DNA carries:
- the MYL9 gene encoding myosin regulatory light polypeptide 9, which yields MSSKRAKAKTTKKRPQRATSNVFAMFDQSQIQEFKEAFNMIDQNRDGFIDKEDLHDMLASMGKNPTDEYLEGMMSEAPGPINFTMFLTMFGEKLNGTDPEDVIRNAFACFDEEASGFIHEDHLRELLTTMGDRFTDEEVDEMYREAPIDKKGNFNYVEFTRILKHGAKDKDD from the exons ATGTCCAGTAAACGGGCCAAGGCCAAGACCACCAAGAAGCGACCACAGCGGGCCACATCCAACGTCTTTGCGATGTTTGACCAGTCCCAGATCCAGGAGTTTAAGGAGGCCTTCAACATGATCGACCAGAACCGAGATGGCTTTATTGACAAGGAGGACTTGCATGACATGCTGGCATCAATGG GGAAGAACCCCACGGACGAGTACCTGGAGGGCATGATGAGCGAGGCCCCGGGGCCCATCAACTTCACCATGTTCCTCACCATGTTCGGGGAGAAGCTGAATGGCACGGACCCCGAGGACGTGATCCGCAACGCCTTTGCCTGCTTCGACGAGGAGGCCTCAG gttTCATCCACGAGGACCACCTTCGGGAGCTACTGACTACCATGGGTGACCGCTTCACAGACGAGGAGGTGGACGAGATGTACCGCGAAGCACCCATTGATAAGAAAGGCAACTTCAACTATGTGGAGTTCACCCGCATTCTCAAACATGGTGCCAAGGACAAAGACGACTAG